The following proteins are encoded in a genomic region of Kosakonia oryzae:
- a CDS encoding amino acid ABC transporter ATP-binding protein, translated as MLSGLFSASVASATEAFPVQKGTVTFRGVTKRYGDNVVLNGIDLQVAAGEVLAVCGPSGSGKSTLIRLINQLETLSSGEIEVDGQPTSTLSWRALRELRRHVGFVFQQFNLYAHLNALDNITLALRHIHGKSAGDAQAIALALLARVGLQDKAHHFPSQLSGGQQQRVAIARTLAADPHIILFDEPTSALDPEMIGEVLQVMKSLAHSGITLIVVTHEMQFAREIADRVIFIDGGEILEQAAPAQFFSAPQHPRAQRFLQKVLNPLHADNKEL; from the coding sequence ATGCTGTCAGGTCTGTTTTCCGCCTCTGTGGCTTCCGCCACGGAGGCGTTTCCCGTGCAAAAAGGAACGGTGACATTTCGCGGCGTCACAAAACGCTATGGCGATAATGTGGTGCTGAATGGCATTGATTTACAGGTCGCCGCTGGTGAAGTGCTGGCGGTATGCGGCCCCTCTGGTTCCGGCAAATCCACGCTGATCCGCCTGATCAACCAGCTTGAAACCCTGAGCAGCGGCGAGATTGAGGTTGATGGTCAACCGACCAGCACACTCTCCTGGCGCGCGCTGCGTGAACTGCGTCGCCATGTCGGTTTTGTCTTTCAGCAATTCAATCTCTATGCGCATCTCAACGCGCTGGACAATATCACGCTGGCGCTGCGGCACATTCACGGTAAAAGTGCCGGTGATGCGCAGGCTATCGCGCTGGCGTTATTGGCGCGGGTGGGATTGCAGGATAAAGCGCATCACTTTCCCTCGCAGCTCTCCGGCGGTCAGCAGCAGCGGGTGGCGATTGCCCGCACGTTGGCGGCCGATCCGCACATCATTCTGTTTGATGAACCGACCTCGGCGCTGGATCCGGAGATGATTGGTGAAGTGTTGCAGGTGATGAAATCGCTGGCGCACAGCGGTATCACGCTGATTGTTGTCACCCACGAGATGCAGTTTGCCCGTGAAATCGCCGATCGGGTGATCTTTATCGACGGCGGCGAGATCCTGGAGCAGGCGGCACCGGCGCAGTTCTTCTCCGCGCCGCAACACCCGCGCGCGCAGCGTTTCCTGCAAAAAGTGCTCAACCCACTGCACGCAGATAACAAGGAGTTGTGA
- a CDS encoding DUF441 domain-containing protein, which yields MFDSTLFILLALAALGFVSHNTTVAVSILVLIIVRITPLNTFFPWIEKQGLTVGIIILTIGVMAPIASGSLPPSTLLHSFVNWKSLVAIAVGIFVSWLGGRGVTLMSTQPSLVAGLLVGTVLGVALFRGVPVGPLIAAGLVSLLIGRQ from the coding sequence ATGTTTGATAGCACACTGTTTATTTTACTCGCGCTCGCCGCGCTGGGATTTGTCAGCCACAACACCACTGTCGCCGTCTCCATTCTGGTGCTGATTATTGTCCGTATCACGCCGCTGAATACCTTCTTCCCGTGGATAGAAAAACAGGGGCTGACAGTGGGGATTATTATTCTGACGATTGGCGTGATGGCGCCGATTGCCAGCGGCTCGCTGCCGCCATCCACCCTGCTGCACTCCTTCGTCAACTGGAAGTCGCTGGTGGCCATTGCGGTGGGTATCTTTGTCTCGTGGCTCGGTGGGCGCGGTGTGACATTGATGAGTACGCAGCCGTCGCTGGTGGCAGGGTTGCTGGTCGGCACCGTGCTGGGCGTGGCCCTGTTCCGGGGCGTTCCGGTCGGGCCACTGATTGCTGCCGGGCTGGTGTCGCTGCTAATTGGCCGGCAGTGA
- a CDS encoding amino acid ABC transporter permease has product MALHLDWAGVLTGQPAQWILSGFLTTIWVTLAGMLLATALTVLLLALRLTGGKAGRAAVAVWVSLFRNTPLLVQLLFWYFAAWNLLPLSFRQYVNDDHAFSILPGNVWWFTPEFLSSAWALGLFTAAFLVEEIQAGLHAVPRGQIEAAESQGFSPLALFRWVLLPQGLHNAWQPVVGQYLNLMKLSSLATGIGLGELTYQTRQIESYNAHELEAFAIGSVLYLLLGLVMSVLFNVSQSWRILRRAAGGQRDR; this is encoded by the coding sequence ATGGCGCTGCATCTCGACTGGGCAGGCGTGCTGACCGGGCAGCCCGCGCAATGGATCCTCTCCGGTTTTCTCACCACCATTTGGGTCACCCTCGCCGGTATGCTGCTGGCGACGGCGCTGACGGTGCTGCTGCTGGCGTTGCGGTTGACCGGCGGCAAAGCAGGGCGCGCAGCGGTGGCGGTGTGGGTTTCGCTGTTTCGCAACACCCCTTTGCTGGTGCAGTTACTGTTCTGGTATTTCGCCGCCTGGAACCTGTTACCGCTGAGTTTTCGTCAGTACGTGAATGACGATCATGCATTCAGCATTCTGCCGGGCAATGTCTGGTGGTTTACCCCGGAATTTCTCTCCTCCGCCTGGGCGTTAGGGCTGTTTACCGCCGCATTTCTGGTGGAAGAGATTCAGGCCGGGCTGCACGCAGTTCCGCGCGGGCAAATTGAAGCGGCCGAGTCGCAGGGGTTCAGCCCGCTGGCGCTGTTTCGCTGGGTGTTGTTACCTCAGGGGTTACATAATGCCTGGCAACCGGTGGTGGGGCAATATCTCAACCTGATGAAACTCTCCTCGCTGGCCACCGGGATTGGCCTTGGCGAGCTGACCTACCAGACCCGGCAGATCGAAAGTTACAACGCGCATGAGCTGGAAGCGTTTGCCATTGGCAGCGTGCTCTATCTGCTGCTGGGGCTGGTGATGAGCGTGCTGTTCAATGTGTCGCAAAGCTGGCGGATTTTACGCCGCGCGGCGGGAGGTCAGCGTGATCGCTAA
- a CDS encoding AraC family transcriptional regulator produces the protein MHGLGLGGYDPDSQQEAAVAFRITVAAEEQRIPAHYHRKGQLILALKGAITCEVEHARWMVPPHHAMWLPGRVSHSNHATPNAQLCFLFIEPWSVVMPEHCCTLKISPLVRELIMVLAARTPAQRRQPATQRLVQVLFDELPDQPQMQLQLPVSAHPKIRQMVDHMEASPAERQTLAQWAQVFAMSERNLARLVVRETGLSFRRWRHQMQLILALQRLISGQSVQQVAQTLGYDSTTAFITMFKKGLGQTPGRYLATLGTE, from the coding sequence ATGCACGGACTCGGACTGGGCGGCTACGATCCCGACAGCCAACAGGAAGCGGCGGTGGCTTTTCGTATCACCGTTGCGGCAGAAGAGCAGCGCATTCCTGCGCATTATCACCGCAAGGGGCAACTGATTCTGGCGCTGAAAGGGGCCATCACCTGCGAAGTTGAACATGCACGCTGGATGGTGCCGCCGCACCATGCCATGTGGCTGCCAGGTAGGGTGTCGCACAGCAATCACGCGACCCCCAACGCGCAGCTCTGCTTTTTATTTATCGAACCCTGGTCAGTGGTGATGCCAGAGCATTGCTGTACGCTGAAGATCTCGCCGCTGGTACGCGAGTTGATTATGGTGCTTGCCGCACGAACGCCAGCGCAGCGACGCCAGCCTGCTACGCAGCGGCTGGTGCAGGTGCTGTTTGATGAATTGCCGGATCAACCGCAGATGCAGTTGCAGCTTCCTGTTTCCGCGCACCCGAAGATCCGCCAGATGGTCGATCATATGGAGGCCAGCCCGGCTGAGCGACAAACGCTGGCGCAGTGGGCGCAGGTGTTCGCCATGAGCGAGCGTAACCTGGCGCGGCTGGTGGTTCGGGAGACGGGCCTCAGTTTTCGCCGCTGGCGACATCAGATGCAGTTGATTCTCGCCCTGCAACGGTTGATTAGCGGCCAGTCCGTACAGCAAGTCGCCCAGACGCTGGGGTACGACTCAACGACAGCCTTTATTACCATGTTTAAAAAGGGGCTTGGTCAGACGCCGGGGCGTTATCTGGCCACCCTCGGTACAGAGTAA
- a CDS encoding amino acid ABC transporter permease, protein MIANVTVITDNLDYLLWGRAAQGEPGGVLLSLLMTFGAAALAFPGGVLLACCAWRFRGWPRRALFLWAEIIRGIPLIFVIFWLWFLLPWLTGTDLPGAVTVTLALAWFTSASVMYSTLAALGALPDGQYEAALSSGFSSVQTLRLVLLPQALRNALPSYVGLLVALLKDTSLAFIVNVPELTTVAGQVNNRVQVYPAALFIFTGLVYYLLCSALEFAVKRHQRRYSLPAN, encoded by the coding sequence GTGATCGCTAACGTTACGGTTATCACCGATAACCTCGATTATCTGTTGTGGGGACGCGCGGCCCAGGGCGAACCGGGCGGGGTATTGCTCTCGCTGCTGATGACGTTTGGCGCGGCGGCGCTGGCCTTTCCCGGCGGCGTGCTGCTGGCCTGTTGCGCCTGGCGCTTTCGCGGCTGGCCGCGCAGGGCGCTGTTTCTGTGGGCGGAGATTATTCGCGGCATTCCGCTGATCTTCGTGATTTTCTGGCTGTGGTTTTTACTGCCGTGGCTGACAGGAACGGATCTGCCCGGCGCGGTGACCGTGACGCTGGCGCTGGCGTGGTTTACCTCGGCATCGGTAATGTATTCGACGCTGGCGGCACTGGGCGCGTTGCCGGACGGCCAGTACGAAGCGGCGCTGAGCAGCGGTTTTAGCAGCGTGCAAACCCTGCGGCTGGTGCTGCTACCCCAGGCGTTACGCAACGCGCTGCCCTCATACGTGGGGTTGCTGGTTGCGCTACTGAAGGACACCTCGCTGGCGTTTATCGTCAACGTGCCGGAGCTGACTACCGTGGCCGGGCAGGTGAATAACCGGGTGCAGGTCTACCCTGCGGCGCTGTTTATCTTTACCGGTCTGGTCTACTACCTGCTGTGCAGTGCGCTGGAATTTGCCGTCAAACGCCACCAGCGCCGTTATTCACTGCCGGCCAATTAG
- a CDS encoding ABC transporter substrate-binding protein, with protein sequence MATSLHTKITALSALALLSALSFSAHADKLADIKAAGVVKVATFDANPPFGAIDPKSHEIVGYDVDFAKALAKSLGVKLELVATNPANRIPLLQSGKVDLIVADITITPERAQVIDFSTPYFVTGQQFLVPATAADKLEAYSKARIGAVKGTTGEQALHQRFPQSRVLAYDDIPLALTALRNGNVQAITQDSTILAGLLAEAPDKAKFKILPDLLSKEEIGVGVGKGETALLKAVNDELVNLEKSGDAAKIYDTWFGPQTKTPAPRSFKIEAK encoded by the coding sequence ATGGCAACCTCATTACACACAAAAATCACCGCGCTCAGCGCACTGGCACTCCTTTCCGCACTCTCATTTTCTGCGCATGCCGACAAACTGGCGGATATCAAAGCCGCCGGTGTCGTCAAAGTGGCGACCTTCGATGCCAACCCGCCGTTTGGCGCGATTGACCCGAAATCGCACGAGATCGTCGGTTATGACGTCGATTTTGCTAAAGCGTTGGCGAAAAGCCTCGGGGTAAAACTGGAGCTGGTCGCGACCAATCCGGCGAACCGCATTCCGCTGCTGCAATCCGGCAAGGTGGATCTGATTGTTGCGGATATCACCATCACCCCGGAACGCGCGCAGGTGATTGACTTCTCCACGCCGTATTTTGTTACCGGCCAGCAGTTCCTCGTCCCGGCAACGGCTGCCGATAAACTGGAGGCCTACAGCAAAGCGCGCATCGGCGCAGTGAAAGGCACCACCGGCGAACAGGCGCTGCACCAACGCTTCCCGCAATCCCGCGTGCTGGCCTATGACGATATCCCGCTGGCGCTGACCGCGCTGCGTAATGGCAACGTACAGGCGATTACGCAGGACAGTACCATTCTGGCCGGATTACTGGCGGAAGCGCCGGATAAAGCCAAATTCAAAATCCTGCCGGATCTGCTGTCGAAAGAGGAGATTGGCGTAGGGGTGGGGAAAGGTGAAACCGCGCTGCTGAAAGCGGTGAATGATGAACTGGTGAACCTTGAGAAGAGCGGCGACGCGGCAAAAATCTACGATACCTGGTTCGGTCCGCAAACTAAAACCCCGGCTCCACGCAGCTTTAAAATAGAAGCGAAGTAA
- a CDS encoding YbaK/prolyl-tRNA synthetase associated domain-containing protein produces the protein MSEIASRDVHQHLLTLLEQQQARFQVVEHDAVGKCEAVSEIRGTALGQGAKALVCKIKGNGVKKHVLAILAADLQADLSRLAQHFGGLKASLASPLEVEELTACVFGAIPPFSFHPDLHLVADPVLFQRFDNIAFNAGLLEKSVIMDTQDYLRIAQPEIVDFRRLSA, from the coding sequence ATGTCTGAAATTGCCAGCCGCGACGTCCACCAGCATCTGTTGACCCTGCTTGAGCAGCAACAGGCACGTTTTCAGGTCGTCGAGCACGACGCCGTCGGTAAATGCGAAGCGGTCAGTGAAATTCGTGGCACCGCCCTGGGCCAGGGTGCCAAAGCGCTGGTATGCAAAATTAAAGGGAACGGCGTGAAAAAGCATGTGCTGGCGATCCTTGCCGCCGACCTGCAAGCCGATCTCAGCCGCCTGGCACAGCATTTTGGTGGGCTGAAAGCCTCGCTGGCCAGTCCGCTGGAAGTGGAAGAACTCACCGCCTGCGTCTTCGGCGCTATTCCGCCGTTTAGCTTTCATCCGGATCTGCATCTGGTGGCCGACCCGGTACTGTTTCAGCGCTTTGACAATATCGCCTTCAACGCCGGTCTGCTGGAAAAATCAGTGATTATGGATACACAAGACTACCTGCGCATTGCGCAGCCGGAAATTGTCGATTTCCGCCGTCTGTCCGCGTGA